The genomic stretch AGTATTTAGGTGGAAAAGCTGCATATGAGGGTGGTAAATGGACAGAGCCAACGTTTATGATTCAGAGCAAGGGTCATCATGATGTTGGTTCTGCCTTTGCTGGTGTTGATAGTAAGTTGTCAGAGCTTTCTAAACAGGTTGGCGGTGTGGAAGGCAGTCTCATTGTGCATCAAGAGAAAGAAACGCATAAGATTACCATTGGTGCTAAAGTAGAAGGTAAAGAGATTTCCATTGCCAATAAGAGTAAAGGATTGCGCAAACTTACAGGCTTAGAAGAGGGGGCTGTTTCGGAAGTTTCAACAGATGCAGTTTCAGGTAAGCAGCTTCACGGGGTCAAGCAAAGCGTTGAGAAGTTGAGTAGCACTGTTGATAAAGCTAAGGAGGATATTTCAACTTTAGATAAGAATCTTAATGCTTCTTTAGGAGGAGGAGCAAACGTATTTTCAGGTACAGCTCCGAAGTATAAAATTCAGGGTCAAAGTCGTACAGGTGTTGAGGCAGCTTTTCAGGGTGTTGATGAAACATTAACACAGCTTTCTGGTAAGATTAGTGAGGTGGAGAAGAACAGCTTTGTAGCACAAGAAGATTTGGGCCTGATCACGATTGGTAAGGATGTAGAGGGCGGTGAGATTTCCATTGCCAACAAGAGTAAAGGATTGCGCAAGCTTACAGGCTTAGAAGAGGGGGTTGTTTCAGCAGGTTCAACAGATGGAGTTTCAGGTAAGCAGCTTTATAAGTTGGATCAGAGTGTTGAGAAGTTGGCTAGCAGTGCTAAGAGTGTTCAGACAAATATTGCAACCTTTGATAAGAATCTTAATGAGTTTTTAGGAGGAGGAGCAGATGTACTGAAGGGTACAGCTCCGAAGTATAAAATTCAGGGTCAAAGTCGTACAGGTATTGAAGCTGCCTTTAAGGGTGTTGATGAGAAACTAACAGAACTTTCTAAACAGGTTGGCGGTGTGGAAGGTAATGGTCTTGTAACGCAAGATAAATCGTCGAATATAATCACGATTGGTAAGGATGTAGAGGGCGGTGAGATTTCCATTGCCAACAAGAATAAAGGATTGCGCAAGCTTACAGGTTTGGAAGAGGGGGATGTTTCGAAAACTTCAACAGATGCGGTCACAGGTAAGCAGCTTCATGAGGTCAAGCAAAGCGTTGCACAGTTGACTGAGACAGTATCTGGTGTTCAGGTAAATATTGTAGACTTTGACAAGAATATTACGAAGTCTTTAGGTGGTAGCGCAAGCGTGCTGGAAAGTAAACAGCCGACGTATAAAATTCAGGACCGAGGTCGTATTGGTATTGAAGCAGCTTTTCAGGGAGTTGATGAAACATTAACACAGCTTTCTGGTAAGATTGGTGAGGTGGAAAAGAACAGCCTTGTAGCGCAAGAAGATTTGGGCCTGATCACGATTGGTGCTAAAGTAGAAGGTAAAGAGATTTCCATTGCCGACAAGAGTAAAGGATTGCGCAAGCTTACAGGCTTGGAAGAGGGGGCTGTTTCAGCAGGGTCAACAGATGCAGTTTCAGGTAAACAGCTTCACGGGGTCAAGCAAAGCGTTGAGAAGTTGAGTGGCACTGTCGGGAAGGCTGAGAAAGATATTTTAGCCTTGGATAAGAATCTTAATGCTTCTTTAGGAGGAGGAGCAGATGTACTGAAGGGTACAGCTCCGAAGTATGAAATTCAGGGCCAAGGTCGTACAGGTGTTGAAGCAGCTTTTAAGGGTGTTGATGAAACATTGACAGGTCTTTCTAAGAAGGTTGAAGGTGTGGAAGGTAGTCTCATTGTGCATCAAGAGAAAGAAACGCATAAGATTACCATTGGTGCTAAAGTAGAAGGTAAAGAGATTTCCATTGCCAATAAGAGTAAAGGATTGCGCAAACTTACAGGCTTAGAAGAGGGGGCTGTTTCGGAAGTTTCAACAGATGCAGTTTCAGGTAAGCAGCTTCACGGGGTCAAGCAAAGCGTTGAGAAGTTGACTGAGACAGTATCTGGTGTTCAGGTAAATATTGTAGACTTTGACAGGAATATTACGAAGTCTTTAGGTGGTGGCGCAAGCGTGCTGGAAAGTAAACAGCCGACATATAAAATTCAGGGTCAAGGTCGTACAGGTGTTGAAGCAGCTTTTCAGGGAGTTGATGAAACATTAACACAGTTTTCTGTGAAGATTGGCAAGGTGGAGAAGAACAGTCTTGTAGCGCAAGAAGATTTGGGCCTGATCACGATTGGTAAGGATGTAGAGGGCGGTGAGATTTCCATTGCCAACAAGAGTAAAGGATTGCGCAAGCTTACAGGCTTAGAAGAGGGGGTTGTTTCAGCAGGTTCAACAGATGGAGTTTCAGGTAAGCAGCTTTATAAGTTGGATCAGAGTGTTGAGAAGTTGGCTAGCAGTGCTAAGAGTGTTCAGACAAATATTGCAACCTTTGATAAGAATCTTAATGAGTTTTTAGGAGGAGGAGCAGATGTACTGAAGGGTACAGCTCCGAAGTATAAAATTCAGGGTCAAAGTCGTACAGGTGTTGAAGCAGCTTTTCAGGGTGTTGATGAAACGTTGACGGTTCTTTTGGGTAAGGTTGAGGATGTAACAGGCACAATAAGTAATAACCTTGTAGCACAAGATGAATCGCCAAATGTAATTACGATTGGTAAGAATGTAGAGGGCGATGAGATCTCCATTGCTAACAATAAGAAGGGAATTCGCAAACTTACTGGTTTGGAAGAGGGGGATGTTTCAGCAGAGTCAACAGATGCAGTTTCAGGTAAACAGCTTCATGGGGTCAAGCAAAGCGTTGCACAGTTGACTGAGACAGTATCTGGTGTTCAGGTAAATATTGTAGACTTTGACAAGAATATTACGAAGTCTTTAGGTGGTAGCGCAAGCGTTCTGGAAAGTAAACAGCCGACGTATAAAATTCAGGACCGAGGTCGTATTGGTATTGAAGCAGCTTTTCAGGGAGTTGATGAAACATTAACACAGCTTTCTGGTAAGATTGGTGAGGTGGAAAAGAACAGCCTTGTAGCGCAAGAAGATTTGGGCCTGATCACGATTGGTGCTAAAGTAGAAGGTAAAGAGATTTCCATTGCCAACAAGAGTAAAGGATTGCGCAAGCTTACAGGCTTAGAAGAGGGGGTTGTTTCAGCAGGGTCAACAGATGCAGTTTCAGGTAAGCAGCTTCACGGGGTCAAGCAAAGCGTTGCACAATTGACGGGGACAGTATCTGGTGTTCAGGTAAATATTGTAGACTTTGATAAGAATTTTAATGAATTTTTAGGAGGAGGAGCAGATGTACTGAAGGGTACAGCTCCGAAGTATGAAATTCAGGGCCAAGGTCGTACAGGTGTTGAAGCAGCTTTTAAGGGTGTTGATGAAACATTGACGGTTCTTTTGGGTAAGGTTAAGGATGTAACAAGTGCGATAAGTAATAGCCTTGTAGTGCAGGAAAAAGAGTCGAAGTTGATCACGATTGGTAAGAATGTAGAGGGCGATGAGATCTCCATTTTGAATAATGAAGAGAAAGTTCGTGTACTTACTGGTTTGGCAGAGGGAGATGTTTCGGAAACTTCAACAGATGGAGTTTCAGGTAAGCAGCTTTATAAGCTGGATCAGAGTGTTGAGAAGTTGGTTAGCAGTGCTAAGAATGCTCAAACAAATATTACAACCTTTGATAAGAATATTAATAAGTATTTAGGAGGAGGAGCAGATATACTGAAGAGTACAGCTCCTATTTATACCATTCAGGGTCAAAGTCGTATTGGTATTGAAGCAGCTTTTCAGGGTGTTGATGAAACGTTGACGGTTCTTTTGGGTAAGGTTGAGGATGTAACAAGTACGATAAGTAATAGCCTTATAGTGCAGGAAAAAGAGTCGAAGTTGATCACGATTGGTAAGAATGTAGAGGGCGATGAGATCTCCATTTTGAATAATGAAGAGAAAGTTCGTGTACTTGCTGGTTTGGCAGAGGGAAATGTTTCGGAAGTTTCAACAGATGCAGTTTCAGGTAAGCAGCTTTATAAGCTGGATCAGAGTGTTGAGAAGTTGGCTAGCAGTGCTAAGAGTGCTCAAACAAATATTACAACCTTTGATAAGAATCTTAATAGGTATTTAGGAGGTGGTGCAGATGTACTGAAGAGTACAGCACCCATTTATACCATTCAACAGTATGGGTATAATGATATTGGAATTGCTTTTGAGGGTGTGAGTAGTTCGCTTGAAGATCTTTCTGTGAAGGCTGCAAGTACAGAAAATAGTGTGAAAGCTAGAGTGGAGAATGAGCGGCTTGTAGTGCAAGAAAAAGAGTCGAAGTTGATCACGATTGGTAAAGATGTAGAAGGCGATGAGATTTCTATTTTGAATAATGAAAAAAAAGTTCGTGTACTTACTGGTTTGGCAGAGGGAGATGTTTCGGAAACTTCAACAGATGCAGTTTCAGGTAAGCAGCTTTATAAGTTGGATCAGAGTGTTGAGAAGTTGACTAGCAGTGCTAAGAGTGCTCAAACAAATATTATAACCTTTGATAAGAATCTTAATGAATTTTTAGGAGGAGGAGCAGATGTACTGAAGGGTACAGCTCCGAAGTATAAAATTCAGGATCAAGATCATACAGGTATTGAAGCAGCTTTTAAGGGTGTTGGTGAGAAATTAACGGATCTTTCTATAAAGGCTAGTGAAGCAACAAGTGGCTTGGAATCTAGAATGGAGAATGAACGGCTTGTAGAACAAGATCTCATATCGAAGCTGATTACGATTGGTAAAGATGTAGAAGGCGATGAGATTTCTATTGTTAACAATAAGGGAGGAACTCGTGTTCTTTCAGGTGTTGCAAATGGAGTTCTCTCAAACGATTCAACAGATGCAGTTTCAGGTAAGCAACTTTATGGGCTGGATCAGAGTGTTGAGAAGTTGGTTAGCAGTGCTAAGAATGCTCAAACAAATATTACAACCTTTGATAAGAATATTAATAAGTATTTAGGAGGTGGTGCAGATATACTGAAGGGTACGGCACCTATTTATACCATTCAGGATCAAGATCGTACAGGTGTTGAAGCAGCTTTTCAGGGTGTTGATGAAACGTTGACGATTCTTTTAGGTAAGGTTGAGGATGTAACAAGTACGATAAGTAATAGCCTTATAGTGCAGGAAAAAGAGTCGAAGTTGATCACGATTGGTAAGAATGTAGAGGGCGATGAGATCTCCATTTTGAATAATGAAGAGAAAGTTCGCAAACTTACTGGTTTGGCAGAGGGAGATGTTTCGGAAACTTCAACAGATGCAGTTTCAGGTAAGCAGCTTTATAAGCTGGATCAGAGTGTTGAGAAGTTGGCTAGCAGTGCTAAGAGTGCTCAAACAAATATTACAACCTTTGATAAGAATCTTAATAGGTATTTAGGAGGTGGTGCAGATGTACTGAAGAGTACAGCACCCATTTATACCATTCAACAGTATGGGTATAATGATATTGGAATTGCTTTTGAGGGTGTGAGTAGTTCGCTTGAAGATCTTTCTGTGAAGGCTGCAAGTACAGAAAATAGTGTGAAAGCTAGAGTGGAGAATGAGCGGCTTGTAGTGCAAGAAAAAGAGTCGAAGTTGATCACGATTGGTAAAGATGTAGAAGGCGATGAGATTTCTATTTTGAATAATGAAAAAAAAGTTCGTGTACTTGCTGGTTTGGCAGAGGGAAATGTTTCGGAAACTTCAACAGATGCAGTTTCAGGTAAGCAGCTTTATAAGTTGGATCAGAGTGTTGAGAAGTTGACTAGCAGTGCTAAGAGTGCTCAAACAAATATTATAACCTTTGATAAGAATCTTAATGAATTTTTAGGAGGAGGAGCAGATGTACTGAAGGGTACAGCTCCGAAGTATAAAATTCAGGATCAAGATCATACAGGTATTGAAGCAGCTTTTAAGGGTGTTGGTGAGAAATTAACGGATCTTTCTATAAAGGCTAGTGAAGCAACAAGTGGCTTGGAATCTAGAATGGAGAATGAACGGCTTGTAGAACAAGATCTCATATCGAAGCTGATTACGATTGGTAAAGATGTAGAAGGCGATGAGATTTCTATTGTTAACAATAAGGGAGGAACTCGTGTTCTTTCAGGTGTTGCAAATGGAGTTCTCTCAAACGATTCAACAGATGCAGTTTCAGGTAAGCAACTTTATGGGCTGGATCAGAGTGTTGAGAAGTTGGTTAGCAGTGCTAAGAATGCTCAAACAAATATTACAACCTTTGATAAGAATATTAATAAGTATTTAGGAGGTGGTGCAGATATACTGAAGGGTACGGCACCTATTTATACCATTCAGGATCAAGATCGTACAGGTGTTGAAGCAGCTTTTCAGGGTGTTGATGAAACGTTGACGATTCTTTTAGGTAAGGTTGAGGATGTAACAAGTACGATAAGTAATAGCCTTATAGTGCAGGAAAAAGAGTCGAAGTTGATCACGATTGGTAAGAATGTAGAGGGCGATGAGATCTCCATTTTGAATAATGAAGAGAAAGTTCGCAAACTTACTGGTTTGGCAGAGGGAGATGTTTCGGAAACTTCAACAGATGCAGTTTCAGGTAAGCAGCTTTATGAGATGAACACTACGATAGTGCAGTATTTTGGAGGAAGAGCTGGGTATCAGGATGGAAAGTGGACAGATCCGACGTTTACAATTACGAAATTTGGTAGGCATGGTAAGAATAGAAAAAAAGCATATCATAATGTAGCTGATGCCTTTGGTGCTGTTAATGATAGTATGTCTAGTTTCAATGATCGTATTCAACAGGTTGAAAATCAGGCTTTCGGTATTTTAAATTGGGATAATGAGAAAAATGCCTATGATGCTAGTCATAATGGTCAAGTTGGTAAGATCACTAATGTAGCAAATGGTACTATTGAAAAGGGTTCCACTGATGTAGTCACAGGTGATCAGCTTTGGGAGACGAATGAGAAATTTGGTAAGGTTGAAAACAGGGTTGACACTTTTATGGGTGGAATTGTCACCTATGACAAAGATAAACAAGGCAACAAAACTAATAGCGTCACTTTAGTAGGTGCTGATGATGACACACCTGTAACCATTGACAATGTTGCAGATGGTAAAGTCGAAAAAGGTTCAAAACAAGCAGTCAATGGTGGTCAATTGCATGATTACACCAAAGAACAAATGGATCTTGTTCTTGCAGACGCAAACAAATATACAGATGAAAAAATAAAAAATATAAAAAATATAGAAAATATACCCCCTGATATCATTACACGTGCCAACACTTATACTGATATAAAATTTAATGCTTTGAGTTCTGAAATCAAAAACGTCCAAAAAGAAGCACGACAAGCAGCAGCTGTTAGTTTAGCCGTATCTAATTTACGTTACAACAACACACCTGGCAAATTCAGTATTGCATTGAGTAGTGGTGTATGGCGTGGCCAATCTGCACTTGCCTTTGGTGCCGGTTACACATCTGAAAACGGAAGCGCCCGCTACAATTTATCCACCACAACTTCAGGCGGCCAGTGGGGTATAGGAATAAGTTTAAGCTTAATGTTAAAATAATAAACCCTTCTTATAATAACTCACCCACTTCAACATTTTTTTGGAGGCTTTTATTATGAAAACCACTACTTTTGTAAGGATAAGATCTTAAATGATTACTCTCCTTACTAATTGTTCTTAATGTGAGGAACCTAATTTAAAAGCTAAAAGACTACATTTTTGTTTTTAGCACATAAAATTAGTTTCACTCTCTGGTTCATTTTTATGTTTATTTTCACAATACAAAACCTACCATCAAATTAACTAGCGCCCAATTGTGACTTTTAAATGGCTCAAATGCATTTTTTTTGATGTTTTTTATTTTTGAAAGATTTGTTATGAAAAAGGTACATATCACTCTAAAAAATAAAAGCTTCAATTCTCAAAAGCTTCTTTCTGAGGTGTCTTTGGTGAGAGCTGCTTCGTTAGGGGTGGTAATGGCTGCTCTTTTATCGAGCGTTTCTCCAGTTTTTGCTTCTCATCTCTCTTCAACGGGGGCGACAGTTCAAAGTGTAAGTGCAGGTGTGGTTTCTGCAAACGTTGGTCATGGGCGTGTTGGGGTGGCTAATGGTAGTCGTTTTTGTGGGGTAGATCAGGTTGTGAGCCGTAGTTCATCAAGATCGGGTAAGAAAGTATCTGCGAAGGAGAAATCTAAGAAACTGACCGCAAATCAGCTTTCTGATGGTTCTAGTGGTTATTTCTTTGAGAGTAGTTGTGAGGCTGATGCTTCAGTAAATGCTTTAGCAAGTGCGAGTACACATGCTTCAATTGATGGAGTGGCAGGGGATTGGTTTTTAGAAGAAAATAATCCTATCAACTGGTCTGTTAATACAAGGTTTGTCAATACAGCTAGTACACGTGTTATTGGCGAGGAGATGAGGGGGCGTCACAACTTAGTCGTTGTGACGCCCCGCCAGGTAACGCTTTCAATGTGTGTGTAGGTTCAGGGGTTAATGTGAATGCTGGTAGCAGTTCTGGTGTTGCTTTGGGGAGAAGCTCTATGTCTTATGCTAGAGTGGGACAGCA from Bartonella sp. WD16.2 encodes the following:
- a CDS encoding YadA-like family protein is translated as MKKVHITLKNKSFNSQKLLSEVSLVRAASLGVVMAALLSSVSPVFASHLSSTGATVQSVSAGVVSANVGHGRVGVANGSRFCGVDQVVSRSSSRSGKKVSAKEKSKKLTANQLSDGSSGYFFESSCEADASVNALASASTHASIDGVAGDWFLEENNPINWSVNTRSVNTASTRVADGKDTDAVNVAQLKALPAQDGIRGDPDLIYFNEGQIAIGGKTRGEVINIWNEDGHGRFIFGVKGGSVKPASTDAINGSQLYGTNTTITKYLGGKAAYEDGEWTEPTFTIQKKDHHDVASAFAGVDSKLSELSEQVGGVEGSLIVHQEKETHKITIGAKAEGGEISIANSSREQRKLTGLAAGAVSEDSQEAITGGQLYETNSTIAKYLGGKAAYEGGKWTEPTYEIQSKDHHDVGSAFAGVDSKLSELSKKVEGVEGSTNLVVQDPEKHTITIGAKAEGGEISIANSSREQRKLTGLADGELSEDSKEAITGGQLYETNSTIAKYLGGKAAYEGGKWTEPTFMIQSKGHHDVGSAFAGVDSKLSELSKQVGGVEGSLIVHQEKETHKITIGAKVEGKEISIANKSKGLRKLTGLEEGAVSEVSTDAVSGKQLHGVKQSVEKLSSTVDKAKEDISTLDKNLNASLGGGANVFSGTAPKYKIQGQSRTGVEAAFQGVDETLTQLSGKISEVEKNSFVAQEDLGLITIGKDVEGGEISIANKSKGLRKLTGLEEGVVSAGSTDGVSGKQLYKLDQSVEKLASSAKSVQTNIATFDKNLNEFLGGGADVLKGTAPKYKIQGQSRTGIEAAFKGVDEKLTELSKQVGGVEGNGLVTQDKSSNIITIGKDVEGGEISIANKNKGLRKLTGLEEGDVSKTSTDAVTGKQLHEVKQSVAQLTETVSGVQVNIVDFDKNITKSLGGSASVLESKQPTYKIQDRGRIGIEAAFQGVDETLTQLSGKIGEVEKNSLVAQEDLGLITIGAKVEGKEISIADKSKGLRKLTGLEEGAVSAGSTDAVSGKQLHGVKQSVEKLSGTVGKAEKDILALDKNLNASLGGGADVLKGTAPKYEIQGQGRTGVEAAFKGVDETLTGLSKKVEGVEGSLIVHQEKETHKITIGAKVEGKEISIANKSKGLRKLTGLEEGAVSEVSTDAVSGKQLHGVKQSVEKLTETVSGVQVNIVDFDRNITKSLGGGASVLESKQPTYKIQGQGRTGVEAAFQGVDETLTQFSVKIGKVEKNSLVAQEDLGLITIGKDVEGGEISIANKSKGLRKLTGLEEGVVSAGSTDGVSGKQLYKLDQSVEKLASSAKSVQTNIATFDKNLNEFLGGGADVLKGTAPKYKIQGQSRTGVEAAFQGVDETLTVLLGKVEDVTGTISNNLVAQDESPNVITIGKNVEGDEISIANNKKGIRKLTGLEEGDVSAESTDAVSGKQLHGVKQSVAQLTETVSGVQVNIVDFDKNITKSLGGSASVLESKQPTYKIQDRGRIGIEAAFQGVDETLTQLSGKIGEVEKNSLVAQEDLGLITIGAKVEGKEISIANKSKGLRKLTGLEEGVVSAGSTDAVSGKQLHGVKQSVAQLTGTVSGVQVNIVDFDKNFNEFLGGGADVLKGTAPKYEIQGQGRTGVEAAFKGVDETLTVLLGKVKDVTSAISNSLVVQEKESKLITIGKNVEGDEISILNNEEKVRVLTGLAEGDVSETSTDGVSGKQLYKLDQSVEKLVSSAKNAQTNITTFDKNINKYLGGGADILKSTAPIYTIQGQSRIGIEAAFQGVDETLTVLLGKVEDVTSTISNSLIVQEKESKLITIGKNVEGDEISILNNEEKVRVLAGLAEGNVSEVSTDAVSGKQLYKLDQSVEKLASSAKSAQTNITTFDKNLNRYLGGGADVLKSTAPIYTIQQYGYNDIGIAFEGVSSSLEDLSVKAASTENSVKARVENERLVVQEKESKLITIGKDVEGDEISILNNEKKVRVLTGLAEGDVSETSTDAVSGKQLYKLDQSVEKLTSSAKSAQTNIITFDKNLNEFLGGGADVLKGTAPKYKIQDQDHTGIEAAFKGVGEKLTDLSIKASEATSGLESRMENERLVEQDLISKLITIGKDVEGDEISIVNNKGGTRVLSGVANGVLSNDSTDAVSGKQLYGLDQSVEKLVSSAKNAQTNITTFDKNINKYLGGGADILKGTAPIYTIQDQDRTGVEAAFQGVDETLTILLGKVEDVTSTISNSLIVQEKESKLITIGKNVEGDEISILNNEEKVRKLTGLAEGDVSETSTDAVSGKQLYKLDQSVEKLASSAKSAQTNITTFDKNLNRYLGGGADVLKSTAPIYTIQQYGYNDIGIAFEGVSSSLEDLSVKAASTENSVKARVENERLVVQEKESKLITIGKDVEGDEISILNNEKKVRVLAGLAEGNVSETSTDAVSGKQLYKLDQSVEKLTSSAKSAQTNIITFDKNLNEFLGGGADVLKGTAPKYKIQDQDHTGIEAAFKGVGEKLTDLSIKASEATSGLESRMENERLVEQDLISKLITIGKDVEGDEISIVNNKGGTRVLSGVANGVLSNDSTDAVSGKQLYGLDQSVEKLVSSAKNAQTNITTFDKNINKYLGGGADILKGTAPIYTIQDQDRTGVEAAFQGVDETLTILLGKVEDVTSTISNSLIVQEKESKLITIGKNVEGDEISILNNEEKVRKLTGLAEGDVSETSTDAVSGKQLYEMNTTIVQYFGGRAGYQDGKWTDPTFTITKFGRHGKNRKKAYHNVADAFGAVNDSMSSFNDRIQQVENQAFGILNWDNEKNAYDASHNGQVGKITNVANGTIEKGSTDVVTGDQLWETNEKFGKVENRVDTFMGGIVTYDKDKQGNKTNSVTLVGADDDTPVTIDNVADGKVEKGSKQAVNGGQLHDYTKEQMDLVLADANKYTDEKIKNIKNIENIPPDIITRANTYTDIKFNALSSEIKNVQKEARQAAAVSLAVSNLRYNNTPGKFSIALSSGVWRGQSALAFGAGYTSENGSARYNLSTTTSGGQWGIGISLSLMLK